The window GACCCAACGGTGATAATGTATTTCGACGTTACTGGATTAGTAATTGAACTTATAAACCATTGCGTGCTGTTGATCTCTTgcttggtaacatagttacactttgaatcgtattttttatcatccgtctaaaactactgcagcttcgcacaagctgtatagccggggtaaggaagctgcaagaaaaacctcggcacagggccctagacgtttttaaGTCACAAAACTGTTGCCAGTAACCGATCACAAATCCTGCAAACCATTGATATCAGTTAGCATGATCCAAACAAGGATTTAGTGGTTTAATGAACCTTAGCGAAGGACTGATAGAAGGATAGGGTGTGACTTAGTAGTCTAGGTACTTGCACTTGTTACTTATAATGCAATTGAATCCTATCCAATAGAATATAATGGTGCTGTATAGTCTTTGCTATGTTCAGGAGTTTCTCGAGCTGCTTCTTTTGTATCTCACTACAACACACTCTAAAGCGgttgtatgtacatacatatataaactcctATTATCCACCGGGGTAtgcagatactatagaattctatttgcttcgatcctgttaCACTTTCATatatgcacgccggttcagagtagatcgtactaaaccttttctaagggctTCTCCATTTTTTCAAAAAGCGATAGGAAGCGATTGTGTTGTAGAATCGAATTTACATACAATCCTAACTTTCTGTTAAGTGTGATATGATGATCTAAACATTGTTTTGATTTCTGTCATTGGTTTGATTttttattgagttttttttttctaattacagACGCAGCCACTTTCGCCGCTTGGGGTGTGGATTATGTCAAGTTGGATGGTTGCTACGCCTTGCCCGCCGACATGGACCACGGTTATCCCGAGTTTGGTCGCCAACTCAACCTGACTGGTCGCCAGATGGTCTACTCTTGCAGTTGGCCCGTCTACCAGATTTATGCTGGCATCCAggtgattttctttttcttctctgTCTAAAAGGGTATGCTCTTATTGAAGAGGCTTGTAGATGCAACCTTTTCCATCTATCTGTAACCAAAGCCAATTCATTGTAATATTAAGTTCACCTTCTGAAATGTAAAATGCAACAAAGTAACGCTTTGTTGcacatataaatacaatattaaaaaaaaatacaaaagtgacaagaaaaGCACAATCGGCGGGTTGGGAAATGTATTAAGACTCTTTCACTACACTCATACTGTCGCTCATGATATACATACTCATATGAATATGATTGATTGACTGCTGTCGCCAATATAGTCAGTCTATTATTTAGGGAAGGACATTAACGGGCACAGTTGCATAAAACATCAACAAGTAccttttttgaaagaaagaaagaaaatatttatttccatattggacgccacatttacaaacttaaattacagaaataaaaaaaaaaacaaaaaaacataattacagacattaaatacacaatggaggcgcccaaaataaaaaaaaggatctccctcagcataatgccgtgacaggagcacgggccgcggcgctggtattttGGCGtgatagatttgccgcaaatggcattaactgcttggctaGAAACCAGTGCCCCGGTTGTTGCAAAATTACTTACTACATTTTACTTTAGATCTTTTTgggaacataataataatgtatttatgcAAAAACGTACGCAACATTACACAGTTCTATGCGATGATAAAATACATctacaaattgaaaaaaaaaaaaaacacattttttttacatttgcaatATGAAACATCAAAAGCAAAGATCAAATCAAAAGTGAGGAGCGTCACCAAATCTGACTGTTCAACAGATCAGATGAGAGCTATAAAAGTTAGTTTATATCCAGTTTTAAATACAATTGCGTGTCTTAAATACATAAAGAAAACTAATACAATCTGTTTAGAACACAATTTACGAGTTTATAAAAGTTTTGCCAGATTTTATATTGTTGCATTTGCGTGACTTGCTAAAAATCTATGGTCAATAGTAGTTTGACGATAaggttataatatttaaaatcgactAGGTAGTTATCTTGTCTCAGAAAGAGAAATAGTTGGTTCAACAcaaagataatttaaataaagttatgCAGGGTGTTTTGcgatggtaaattccacttgataattatcaactcagaatcgtggtctgaatcttctcccaaagttttcgttacgatgtcacttacaccatgtaTAGTGGGATCATGTACAAGAGAAACGTGGTACAGCCTTTAGAGTATGATGCTATGTCTTAAGATCGATATTAATGAGTTTTATGGTCAGAGACAGGTGATCAGCAAATACATTGATCCATCTTTTTAGAAGGAGCAAAATTTTGTGGGTTACAACGACCTGGCAATGTAAGCATCTGCACTTGTTCGTTATTCGCTGCTATTCTAGCATAGAAGCCAATTCACAACTCGTGTTTACAAGCGAATTACTTGATTTCCAGCCTAACTTCTCGTCGATCATCGAGCACTGCAACCTGTGGCGGAACTTCGACGACATCCAAGACTCGTGGGCCTCCGTCGAGTCTATCATAGACTACTACGGAAACCATCAGGACGTAATCGTGCCTAACGCAGGGCCTGGACACTGGAACGACCCGGACATGGTGAGAAAGCACATACGAGTACACACATAAGACCAAGTCCAGTCTAAGCTAATCAAGAGGTAGGCAGAGTCCACGGAATTCtacttgctacgatcctgacacaacaATTTCGCTACTTCGATTCTCATTAAAGCCTTCATGCATGCTGGCCGGtgtagagtactcttgacctggccttttattaaaacatcctggatttgcGGTATGTACGACAAGGCTTTCCCTCTTCCAACTCTATCACTTACACCGGCGTCTTACATACACTACATGTTCgaaatttaatttgtattttcaGTTGATCATCGGAAATTTCGGACTATCGTACGAGCAGAGTAAGACCCAGTTTGCGATATGGGCGATCCTTGCGGCACCACTACTGATGAGTGTGGACCTGCGCACCATCAGACCAGAGTACAAGGCTATTCTGCAGAACAGAAAGATCATCGAAGTCGACCAGGACCCACTTGGAATCCAGGGGAGAAGAATATACaaggtatttttttgttatgagatatagaaaaaaaataaggtaaGGTAGGGTATAAGGTATTTTTTGCCTATTACTCGTAAAACACTCCGCACAAGTAGCCAGGTGAAACAGATGCAGAAcgctatatttattataatatgtttacATATTAGCAGTGTAATGTAGACACTGTATTATTTTGGTACATATTTTAGATTGGTCTATATTTTCCACAACTTGCCTAACTAAActgatgtaatttttcaaaCCACGTTATTGACTTCCTATGTCCCCTTTAAGCATAAAATATCCAAATAATCTTCCTTTTAAAGTTGATGTCCGATGATAGACCTCACCAACCCTATTGTTACAGTTATTATACTACTGATCCttttaataatcttttttttccaaaatttcCAGCACCGAGGTATCGAGATATGGTCGCGTCCGATCCTGCCAATTCAAGGCGCTTACTATTCGTATGCTGTGGCCTTTGTCAACAGACGGACCGACGGTACTCCCTCTGATGTGGCTGTAACTCTCCGGGAGCTAGGACTCAACAACCCTGCCGGTTATAGAGTTGAGGTGAGTAATGATGAATTTTGAAAATCCACATACACTAATGCTACAAACAATACGGTAAAGCGGTGCAAAGTGTCTGGACCGAGGGATTTTATATGCTACCGCAAACAAAACCCTGGACCATAACAAACTATGCCTTCTTGTCCTGCTTTCACGGCTCTGTCTGCGCCAAATTTAATCATATTAATAACTACGTAGTAGTTGCATAAGGCttatcagaggcctttggctgctcaatagtaaccctgaccagggttgatgaggttggtaatccacctcacaacccacacgatagaagaagaagaatctctAACGAGCAGAGAAAAATAAACATCAATAAGACAACTCGCAGTCCTGATATTATTTCTAATGATGAACAACTGTGACGAAACGCATggaaaactttttgaaaaatcaattGCGCCTGGATTTAGGTTTTGTTACAGTAATTATTGCACTATTAAAGGCCCTTGGCTTGTTCGATCGAtgtttttaaaactataaaatgacattaatataatacaataattatattatttccaGGATCTGTACGAGGATGTGGACTATGGAGTGCTATCGCCGCAGACGAAGATCAAAGTGAAAGTGAACCCCTCAGGTAGAAAGTGTCGTCcttgtaatattgttttttttttttttttttttttttttttttttgacgtgacttattgtagatttgccgcagatggcattaactacttggccggacaaatggggagcgctgaaggctctcacccggtacaacgtttaagacaacaggcctgagggtgcccagttgggcgcgaacctcggctcagggcgtcgcacACTGATCAATATTTAAAAGTTAGCGTCCCAAAATTATATTTGGTCAATGTGTCGGaagttcgatttttttttaaattaagacttGCAGGTAAGTTATTTACATTATACTAAAACATCAACGTTATGCAGTTAGTACTTTAATTGATATTCCATTTCAAAGTTATCTGGAAAGCaaaatttttataataagactgatttatttttgttttacgcTCCTATTCAAGTTAAGTTGGTTAAGGTATTAGAGTAAACTGTGAATTGAAAAAAATGGTGCACATTAAGGAAGGTCTCTACTTTTTATtagtatgaaaataaaatgtaaaatagatcgatttctattataaaaaaaatatatagtataaAGTACTGATTTTTACTAcctttttaaagtttaaattgTGTTACGTTTAAAAGTACAAATTAGTACACTATCATTTTGATTCCATTATATAGCAGGGACTATTAGCTATATAAAAATATCCATTTTTTTTGCGGTGATTGCCGGTTTCTGtagtaaagtttctttttttttagataatggTGCCTCAAtcaaaaataatgatttatttaatattttgtcaATGAATCGACCAGTGAAGCCGCTATCAAAAGACAATAAAGATAAACTACTTAACTATATTTTGGATACATTAGAAGTATCTAAATTGCATACTACAAGCACGGACGGTCTTTAAAATTTTCACTGTAGCAGCTTCCAGATGTTGGCAAAAATGTTCTCGAAATATTATTAGAttccgaaataaaaataaaaaatggcttGAACAAACAGTAATCATCTCTGGTGGGCAAGAAAGTGCACCTTCTACGTCTACATTAAGAGAAGCAGGAGGTCCAAAAAAGAGCTTTTGTGACCTGTCTGCTAAAACTAAACGTTGAATGTCTCTCTTGTCATGTAGGTCAGCTGgaaaaaatctctttgtttagagataaacTTACCtttactatctgttttctttgtatgtttcttgtgtctgttttattgtgtacaaataaataaaataaggttaCATGAAGAGGTGAAATCGAAAAGTTATGAAGAACTCTGTCTTCCCCTACAAGATCTTATCGATCACACGGTTTCACGTATTTGAACACATCAATCGGAGGTTTTGAAAAATTATGACTCAAGTTTAAGAATGACATTCAAGTGGGGTGCTGATGGCAGTGGAAGTCAAAAAAACCTTTAGGCAGGCATTCCACACAGGCAGGCAGGAAACTGCTGCGCTTTATATTGATTTATACAGGTGGTATCCTTTGATTTCAACATTCCATAAGGTTCTCATACACGGCAAGGATATAATCGAAAACTTTTTGTTACCAATTGATATGTTTGGAGAAGACGCACAGGAAAGTCGCCACAAAGACGTCAGATATTATAGAGAGCATAATACAAGGAAAATGACCAGGACTGAAACTAATGAAGATCTAATGAAAATTTTGCTCATATCTTCAGACCCTGTAATATCTAACATCagaatattacttaaataaatcttttacaaCAACCAGAAATTGTGTTAGATGAGGAGTGATTTAAAAATGctacaaaatattaattaccAAGTTAAATTATGTGAAAAtcgttttttttactatttactgttataaatatatttttgattcacaattacaatatttaataatttcgtCCTCCTAAATGTTTGAAATTGATCACtgtgcgtcgtctgagaggaaaaatatttgaaagaattaatcgaccctagtgggtcgatagcgataagcgctgaatgagggaaatcgtcgaccacgccggcggggtcggtatcggggtcctgaagtgtttggtgtcgcgagctgattggctgcctccatggctagagtaatcgggtcgtcgggatcgtatattacgtccttcgggcgccgatacttttcagtaccgtccctaagcggaatgtactcggaagccgcaactaccaggggatttgggtggtgcggagcagaatcgaaaaaacgtttggaagctaatttgagccattgggcaatggttggcagacctaggtcaatgtgcagattttcattgcgaaggaaccacggagctcccgtggctttccgcatgaaacgattttgtattacctgtagacggtgaatttgagagggactcgcgtgagcgaaaactacccctgcataggtcatgatcggacgttGTAATATTGCTTTGGCTTTAGCTGTATTATGTCGCCTTAAGTCTAAAATCCGAGGACCCAGCTCAGCTGCGTTCTATAAAAGGTCTATGTCCAACAGTGGATGAGcgtaggctgttgatgatgaagtTCTGTTCTTCTATCGATCTATAATATTACTATAGGTGTCATGACCGCAAGATTCTTACGATCAGTTTGGCTTGAGCAATAATGAGATAGCGGACAAGATTTTCCAAAAATTGATATTATAACTCAACATCGtcagttttaattttgattaacTTTCTTTTAAAGAATCTTCCAAATgtttctaacataacataagctcacgactgtccaattggggtagtcagacgtacatacatcgcaagatgatgtacccacaccttcaccgagctttctgttagaacaacgtggcGTGGTAGGTTTCTGTTTGTTCTTTAATGTATTTATCCTGCTTAAAAGTTAAACACATACATATCACTAACTTCTATCAAAACATCTCCAGGTGTGGTGATACTCAGAGCTGATGCGCAGCCGGCGTATGCATTCAACGCGATCCCTACACGAACGCCGTATGCGCCACTCAACGACGTCTTCA is drawn from Pectinophora gossypiella chromosome 19, ilPecGoss1.1, whole genome shotgun sequence and contains these coding sequences:
- the LOC126375504 gene encoding alpha-N-acetylgalactosaminidase is translated as MASLCCVWIVSVVLCFLGQISGLDNGLALTPPMGWLAWERFRCNTDCKNDPDNCISDRLFRTMTDILVSEGYASVGYEYINVDDCWPERERDPRGRLVPDRERFPYGMKSLADYVHSKGLKFGIYEDYGNFTCAGYPGVVGHLAGDAATFAAWGVDYVKLDGCYALPADMDHGYPEFGRQLNLTGRQMVYSCSWPVYQIYAGIQPNFSSIIEHCNLWRNFDDIQDSWASVESIIDYYGNHQDVIVPNAGPGHWNDPDMLIIGNFGLSYEQSKTQFAIWAILAAPLLMSVDLRTIRPEYKAILQNRKIIEVDQDPLGIQGRRIYKHRGIEIWSRPILPIQGAYYSYAVAFVNRRTDGTPSDVAVTLRELGLNNPAGYRVEDLYEDVDYGVLSPQTKIKVKVNPSGVVILRADAQPAYAFNAIPTRTPYAPLNDVFRLTKKK